Within Anopheles ziemanni chromosome 2, idAnoZiCoDA_A2_x.2, whole genome shotgun sequence, the genomic segment ACTTGCGTTCTAAAGGGTTGAAGGGTTGCTGTTACATTATTCCCTCGGATAGTTCCGTTTCCCCAAGGAGACAAATGGGGTACTTTCAGACAATTATACTTTTAGAACTTTATATTATGTGTTCAGTTCAATTGGAGAATGTTTGttctttgaaaaatatgtttgtcgaatattttattttgctcttcaaaattgttttcttttagtaTTCATTTGTATCATGACTTACATATTTtagaatgtttcattttacacTTTATGTTCCAAAATGTTGCTTTTGACATGTACCAGGTTAGCCACCATCAATTTCCTACTCCTTACTGGCTTGAGGCCGTTGCCGAACGATGTTACGCCAAATGCGTACCAAGCTTCACGATGCCGGTGTAAGTTTTCCTCACCCTCTTCCCCCCTCCACTTAGCAGCCCTTTTCCCCCTTTGGCGCACCGGATTCCAACCCTGTCAGGCCACTATTTTAAGGCGCTCACTATCGGAAACGTTATCTCAAGTGTcccggtggaaaaggaaacggtTGGCAGGCGGCGTTCGCCGCTGGCTTAGTGTGCGAACACACAATCTTCGGCGGGAAAAAGCGAAGGCGAGGCCCCGGCGGCTCCGTTACCGAAGAACATCATTAGAACATTATCTTAGCGAAGGGAAACTATAATAATTTACGAACTTTCCGTCCATTTACTTGCCGCACCGTGGAGGAAGCAGTTTATGCAAGCGCGCTGTgccgtttgtgtttgtttcttgttttcttttgttttttgctgctCTTTTCTAGGGCGGAATttttcgaaggaaaaactacGAAACGGATGAAATCGTTTCGAAATAGCGAACGTGCTGTGGTCGGTTGGCCGGATCGTCATTTATAGCGTTCGGACGAGTGTGTCCCTTTACTGCTTCGATGCCCTTTTTGTgtgttgtatgtgtgtgtgcgtgtgtgtgtggttttacTGGCGCTGTCCGGTGGGCCAGTTAAATGACCAACGGAGAAAAACGAGAGCAGCAGCGAcaatggcaaaacaaaaaaccaagccCTTAATAGTTTAATTTCGTTCAGTGCATTTCAGTGGTGCACAAAGGGGAAGGCGAAGAGGAGGAAGGTAAAATGggttggtttgtttcttcAAGGAACCGAGAAGTCGAAGGCATGCCGGAACTAAACTCTGCAATCCAAGTGTCGCCCCGGAAAAACGCCCCAGCCTTTCGGTGTGGTGGGTGtacaataaaatgtttacCTCGTTAGTGGCTCGATGGAAATTTATTGGTCAACATTCCCGGCCCTGGCCGGACACATGGTCCGCTGTCCTGCTGATGGCTCCAGTCGAGAGTAACATCCGCCCTCGACCCCCCTTTGCCACTCCGCATGCAGCAAAAATGCCAAGGAGGTTCGTTTGCGAcccgtttgttttcctcaactgtttctttttcttacgtTTTCACCCCGGTTTCGGCACTGTGTTGGTGAGGAGGTGTAACCACTAGCGACGATAGCAATCTACGTGGGAAACTTGGGAGAGAAGGCGACGGGATTCTTGCATGAAAAAGTGAATCCTTTTTTCCTGGATCAAAATGCTTTGGCGGAAGTAAAAATGAATGGCCTGTTCAAGATTTTTGACAACCTTTCCGAGCGTGATTCTTTCCTCCCgccaggggagggggggggggggagcagTGTGCGGGATGAAAAGGGACTGGTGAGCGCGACGAGGGAAAACTGTGAAGAGCAAAATTGATGGCCCCAGTTCTCTACCCGGAGGGGTTTGGAAGGCAGTGGGGtagggaaagagagaaaaaggaaaaacgaattctatttttcctcccccctgaTGATAGGAGAGGAAAGTTTCCGCTTTTCACAACTGACGAAATAAAACTACGATTCTATCGTTGTGTTGTTTCTCCTCCTGATTTCGCTCCCTTTTGCCGTTGTCGTCGGGAATGGCCGTAGGGAAATTCTCCGGGATCTTTGTGCGGTAggtttttccaccgctttcGGCTTCGCCGTGTTTCTAGttagttttaaatatttttccacccacttTTTCTAGcatggtggaaaaaatgaagccatttcacacaaaaacacccacacacacacacacaagcagaCACGAACTATGGCGTACTTACAGAAAACACTGGAGAGTCGGTTGCTTGGAGTTGCTGGAAGTTGCTTttcttctggcgagttttgcCTCTCTTGGAAAGTTTTTGTTCTCGCATCTTccttcctatttttttttttgcatccgaGAAGAACATTTGTGGTTGCATCCCGAAGCACGATGCACAAATGCAGAAAGGAACGGGTCGAAGAAGGCGGCGGCGAGGCTCGCGATGCGATTAGGTTTGGGGTGGGAAAGCATAACACTCTCCGATCGTGAAGAATCTTTTAGGGGTGTGTTTTTTCTACGCCAAGTTCTATCTTGcaatcgttcgttcgttcgctagAGTCTGTTTCTTCCCGGATCCCCTATTCGGTCCCCCCTTGAGGGAAGGTGCAGGTGCAGTTAAACGCCGCGAATCCTAAGTTTCGTCGCTAGAAATGAGGAAAGTTTCCGAGAAAGTTATAAAATTCATGCCAACAGTCTAAGAATAATACACTCGCTTTCTCTCACCCCGGTGGCAAAAAGTGGAAATGTGCTGCTCCGCGATGGCAAGGTGGCCTTGGGTACGGGGTGGAAAAGGCAGTTGTTTTTGTGTGAACCATCACTCTTCGCCGAACGGAAGCTGTATTGGCTTTGGGCAAGGCTTATTTGGAGTTCGATCGAGAACCGATCGTTCGCTTTCGAATCGGAGCCCGAGCCTGGAAAAACTGTAACGAATGTGTTGAAATTGATCAGAAAACTTTTACTTGTGCCAAGCCGGTCGGAGCATCGCTGGAGGAACTTattagggggggggggggggggggctatGGTTGtctgttttctcttcttctcttcttcttcaaaaGGCTCGTTTTTACTTCGAGTTAAGACAACTGTTTTGATTTAATGAAGAGCACATTAACTGGATATAATTCATGATATATTTAGAGGTAACTTCAAATGTTCCCACATTGAAGTGTTGTATTCGGcttatatttgtgattttatCGATATGATATAAACTActatatagtttttattttaaattagctTCGCTTTGTGttgtttcgattttgtttttcgatttcaaacataatttttcaGAGAGATGACATTTTTGAAAGCATAAGCcaaaaaatcgaataaaaattGAGTCTGAAAAAAGGCTTTAATAAGAAACCTGTTCCAAACGCCAACCTGCAATGTTGGTTTTCACCTGCCCTTTTAACGATCCttcgcgtgtgcgtgtgtgcgcttCGCAAGAGATCGTAAATGTGCAGCGAttggaaaaggaaaccacTTGTAAAACGGGGCAAAGAAAAGAGTTATTTGATCACTAATGAAGGAGTCTGCCTTCATGTGTAACAAGCAAAACGTGATAAAAGAGGTAGGAAAATATATAACAACAGGTGTTTGTTACTTTGTGCAGGGGTTTTTTCAAAAGACTCAACAAAAACTGGGCATAACATTTGAGACAGGTTTTCGTGATTTAAAAATTCTGTGTCATGCgctgaatgtttttttttcgacatttttcaCTTATGACTTCTTTGCCccggtttaaaatttcatatgTTACCTGCTGTAAGCTCAGCACAATTATTAACAGTCAAGTATTAATGCGTCACGTCAAGCTGCACGCGCTCGTAATGGTCCTCGCTTTTTCGATCGATTGTTTTCGCTACATTGGTTCGTCCCAGGAGTCGCTTGGGACAGGTTCACTACATCCTGCCCAGAACCGACAGCGAAAACAGGGGGAAACGCGTGTCGGGGAAATCGAGGAAACGGGGCACAAACATGATAGGAGCATGTGTTATTTTACAATTGATGTTCAGCAAACGCCATCGGTGTACTCTCGTGTGCCGATTGACACTATCTCTCCCGTGCAGTTGCAGTCGAGTTGAtcgggaaaaagtttttccctccctgcACCTCCGCCCGCCGGTGAGTGgtgtacaaaaataaaagaggaaaaaaaactggggAAAAATCGACAGCCCGATGCATCTGCGATGGCGCAAGAAGTGCATCATCATAATGACGGGACAGGTGTGATGGCCCGTAGGCCCGTGCCGTGCGGCAGTCCGAAACACGGCGTGTTGTGCCGGTTGACCGCTGAGCCGCTTGGGGGTAAAAGCTGCCTTTTGCCCCGTGCTGCTTTGCTGCTTTTTAACCGTATCGGCAGgagtttcctttttcgttttaaatgCTATGACGATCTCCAATCGACCGCTTCACTCGCGATGGCCCGTGGCATTATTTGGCAGAAATGACAGCTGACTTTAAATCGGGCCTCGCCAGGTGGTAGAGATGTGGATTGTGCTGACCTGGCGGGCCGAACGAGTCACGTTAAAGCGAGTGGTTTATCATCAGGTTTAGGGAATGCTTTATTATGCTTGCGGTCGAGCTACCGAAGTGGATGAATGTTATCTCTTTAATGATATTTTTCGGTAGATTTAAGAAGCAAACCACAAGGAAGGAGGGAACAATATTTTAATCCATGTGTTTGAGATTCTTCCTGAAGGGGTTGTGGTTAACGTCTAGCAATAGAGCATGAACCACATCTCATCGAGTCTTAATCTTTGCCCAGACAATTGTAATACGATCCCTGCCTCAGGTAGACAGTAGGTCCTCCTCAAGACGCGAcaggcgaaagaaaatcgaagaaCCCGGAGTGGAGTGTGGAGGTAGGGGATAGCGTGAGCCATGCTGCACACCGGGCCGATTACCGGGGCGATACGTTTCATTTGGCTAAGAACCCTTTTCTTTCGGATTTAATGAGGAAATCCGATCTTCATTGATTTCAATTAATTATACAGAAACAGATTATTCGAAAATTTGATTGTATGCCCACGAGCCCCGGGATGCTCTGGAGGAGGAAAGCCAAAGCCGAGCACCAAAGATCGATCGATGCTAGTGAGTTAAATATAACCCAAGCTCCCGGAGCGTTCGAGTGAAATGTGGCGAAGGCGAAGTGGAAAGCCGAAGTGCCATTCCGCCTGACCCGTTTTCCGTGGAGAACTCCCGTGTGGCCCGTGTTCGGGTTCGacgtcaccatcaccatcatcgtcatcatgaGGCACGGGGTGCATCATCATCGCTTTCGATTCTTAAATgaaatgttaatttaaaattcatgcTGCTGCCAATGAtgccgttgatgatgatgatgatggtgatggttcgATTGACCGCTTTGTGCCACGTCGGTGACACCGTCTCGCAACGAATTTGTTTCGTTGTGTCCGTGTGTTTTCTTGTCCTTCTCCTTCGGTGACCCCTTGAAGGTGCTCCGCCGTGGGGTCCCTTCGCTTCgcgttattatttttcacgtCGTTGGCGGAACCAGAAAAACCAGTCCCGCATCGGAGAAGGACGACGGGAGCGGCTCGCGGCAGATGTTCATTATCATTCTGAAACGTTGTTGAGTCTCGTCTTCGGTCCTCACCCCAAACTTCGAAGCCCCGGCGTAAACTTCGGCTTGCGTTAGCGCGGGATGGAAAGAAAGTTAACAATTCACGACATCGAAcggggggagaagaaaaagaaaagaatgtgTAAACGTTCGGCCCAATCTACAGCCCGAGCTGTTGCAGCTTTCCGGAGGCTACAGGTGTGCGCCTCATCcactcgacgacgacgacgacgacggtcagagtttgtcgttgtcgttgggttttttttttgcgtgcaATCTGCTTCCTTCGCGTTTTATGCGCGTCGTTCAACAGTGTCACGGTTGCGTTTGCTTCCGTCCGCTCTCGCGTTAATCCCTCGCTTCGGCGGTTGGCTTTGGCCGTTTCAACAATTCTGTCACCACGACGCTTGGAGGGGGAGGAGTGGGACGATTGGATGATTTTGACAGATGGAAAAATGATAAACCTTTGTGCGGGAAGGCATTCGATGGTAGCTGAACATAATAGTGTTTTCCTTCAACATTATCAAATGCATTCGTTAAGGTGCAGTATGGTGTTTTATAATGATGCCAACTGCACGTCTTTTGCTCAAAGAGCATACACAGGGAGTGCAGCATTTCAGACATATGTGGCTCTtatcttttaaaatttccaCTCTACGAAGAGtatcataaaatatttgaagaggtacgaaatcttttaaatgaacttcaaaatatttggaaatatcttcaaaaactgttgatatttaaaattcaaatggaACCAGTTTGAAAAAGACTTATAACACGTGTTTTTACTCCGTTTTCGAGCCTATCTAAACATCAGCCACTGTCCTCTTAACCTCCAAACGTAACTAAACATTTGCCACCTCTAACTTAAACGAGTGTTGATACTACCGGGTTCGTTTACTACGATGACAtttggcgaaaaacaaaatatagtaGAATAACAATAGCCGTGTAGCGATAGTCTGCGATGTGCTTATTTAGAGCGTTTGCagtaagtttgtttttgtaaagtaAGTTTCTACATAATTAGGAATCAAAATATAGTTTTTTCAACAGCTATAtccgaagaagtttcttcACGCCCgaacaaacaacgaaattaTCAACACGTAATCAAACCTGCATGCATAAACTTAGCAAAaagaaggtggaaaatgtttagttACGTTTGGCATATACGTAGTACGATCTCACGAATTCAGTTGAaagtcaaatgtttacttacggTTAGCGGTTATTTCATGGACAGTGGTAGATGTTTAGGTGGTCTCGAAAATGGTGCAAAACTATCTGCATTTTTGATCAAGAATAATTACAACTTAGTTTTTTCCAGTTTCTGAaacatttgatatttgaagcACGATTTTTACCGTTTTCTTGAATGTGTTAGTCGAAAGGTTTGCATAGCGACTTAAAACGACACAACTCTATGCAATTCGATTCGTTGTGATGTTTTCAAACGCAAAAGAATACAAATAAATATGCTACATAATATGCCATGTTTACTACTCCCGATGCTCCGCAACGTAACGATAACGAAAGAGATTAAATAACACTCCATAACGATCTTCGGGCTGCTGGTGAATTTGTTTCTGAAttccggttttcttttccacctgtCGCACGTTCTCGTTGCGCCACACCACCACAGTTGCGGGCGCTGGTCTCAACTGGTTTCTCGCAGATATAGGATGTTAACTGAAATGAGGAAACCCAATACCACCGTAGCCTGGTGTTTGGGTAGAAAAAGCGCCGGAAAATCTTAAGAATAGAAAGGACGGAAGAAAGCGAGAGGTGACGTGCGGTCGACGGAAGCGGTAACAGATTTATCCCGGGCGTGTTCGCTAAATGTAAGCGGCACCATAAAAGTCTGCGTGCTAAAGAACCACCCAAGGCGGAGGGGAACGTCCGCCATATGATACgatgaatttgttttcaattttgtcgAGTTTCGAGGTTCGAGACCCCCCGCGCACAGTGCGTTAGACAACTGGCCAACTGTTGATGGTTGGAGGGCTGAttcagttttgcttttttcggaTGATACCGTTTTCGTGAGGGTCATGTTGCATAAGCGTTCTGTGGtaaatttttctcgttctgatttttgtttttcgtctttCGTACATTTTGATACTTAGAATGCTCTATTGGAAAACCCCCTGAATTaactcttttcgttttttttgttcttgcaTCGGTATAGATTATCCGCGTGTCGAAATTGGGCCGGAGAACCCGCTGAGCGTGGAACGAGACCAGACGGCAAAGCTGGAGTGCAACATCGACGCGAAGCCGAAGCCGGAGCAGGTGAAGTGGACGCGCAACGGGCGCTTCATTTCGTCGCACCCGACGCACACGATCCACCGGGTGTCGCTGCAGGACGCCGGCCGCTACACCTGCTCCGCCGACAACGGGCTGGGCAAGGTGGGCGAGGAGGAGATCACGCTGAACGTGCTCTACCCGCCGATCGTGCAGATCGAGGCGAAGGCGAAGACGGCCGAGGAGAAGGAAACGGTGCAGATCAAGTGCAACGTGACGGCCAACCCGCCGCCCGTGACGATCGAGTGGCTGAAGGAGGGCGACATCGACTTCCGGCGCACCGGCGACACGCTGGTGCTGCGCGACGTGCGTGCGGAGGACGCGGGCACGTACGTGTGCCGGGGCATCAACATGATGAAGCCGTACGGTGGCAAGACGCTGGAGCGCGAGGGCAACGCGTCGGTGGCGCTGCTTGTCCGTCATCGGCCGGGTCAGGCCGTCATCACGCCGGAGAAACCGGTCGTGCATGTGGGAAACAGCGCGAACTTGAATTGTAAGGCGGATCCGCCGGGCTATCCGGACCCGCAGTACCGCTGGTACCGGGAGATGGGCGGCGAGATGTCGACGACGGTGATTGCCCAGGGCGCACAGTATCTAATTCCGAAGGCGGGCCTGTCGAGCGAAGGCAAGTACTTCTGTCACGCGAGCAACGAGCTGGGCAACGGTGGGATGGCGAGCGCGACGCTGGAGATCCACCAGCCGCCCCAGTTTCTGGCCAAGCTGCAGTCGAACATGATCAAGAAGGCGGGCGAGGTGGATTTCTTCGTGACGTGCGGTGCGAAGGGTAAGCCGGAGCCGTCGATCACCTGGCTGAAGGATGACGTGGAGATTACGCCCGAGCTGCGTCGGTACGAGGTGAAGACAAACCGGGAGAAGGGAGCCAACGGTATGGTGACGGTTCACAGCACGCTCATGTTCACCGGCAAGGCGCGCCCGAAGGAGAACGAGCTCATCTCGACCGATCGTGGCCAGTACACGTGCCTGTACGAGAACGCGGTCAACAAGGCGAACTCGACGATGCACCTGAAGATCGAGCACGCACCGATCGTGCTGCACCAGTACAACAAGGTGGCGAACGACATCAAGGAGACGGCGGAGGTCCTGTGCAAGGTGCAGTCCTACCCGAAGCCGGAGTTCATGTGGCAGTTCGGCACGAGCCTGCTGAACACCGGTGGCCACTACGAGATCGTCACCACCTCGGACGGCAACGATGTGTACACGAGCATCCTGAAGATCAGCAACGTGCGCCACCAGGACTACGGCGAGTACCACTGCCGGGTATCGAATACGCTCAACAACATCCAGGTGCCGATCCGGCTGCAACCGAAGGGACCGCCGGAGAAGCCGACGAAGCTGAAGCCGGTGGAGCTGGGTTCGAACTTTGTGACGCTTGCGTGGAACCCGGGCTTCGACGGTGGGCTGGCAAACACCAAGTACTTTGTGTCGTACCGCAAGATAGTGATCCCCAGCGAGAGCCTCATGACGGAGGAGTGCGCCGCTGTGGCCGCTAGCGGTGCCGAGTGGATGGAGTACGACTGCCAGCGGGAAATGCCGTGTACGATCAGTCCGCTCGATCACCACCAGAGCTACGTGTTCAAGGTGAAAGCACTCAACACCAAGGGTGTGTCGGAGTACTCGAACGAAATTACGCCCACGACCAAGGTGGAAAAGATCCCTAGCCCACTGATGGCCAACTTCGATCCGGAGACGAAAATCCTCGGCCTGAACATTGGTGCCACCTGCCTGTCGATGGTGGCGATCGTGGAGTCGGTGATGTACGGCGACACACCGATGGCCGCCTGGCACATCATCGAGAAGGTGGACCTGCAGGTGAACGGACACGATCCGACATACCGCGAGCACGAGATCAAGCACTTCGTAGCGAACCGACGCAACAACGGACGTTCGCTTGGCAATAGCCTCGATGAGATACCGCTGCCGATCGAAGACGAGCTGAACCCGCGAGTACGTGTGAAACTCTGCCTCAAGAACAACCACGAATACTGTGGAGACTATCTGGAAGCTGACAGTAAGTATTACCTCGTAAACATTACCACAATCCTATAATTAACGGtccgtttatttgtttttccagttGGACAATCTCTTATTCAGGAAGCGTCGTTTGTTGCGCTGCCAACACTGATAGCAATTGTCGTGTCGTGCATCGTGGCGGCTCTGTTCGCCGTGCTGCTAGTGATGTTCTGCCGCTGCAAACGGAATCAGATGAAGGAATCGGGCAAATCCAAGGAGTACGACATCGATTCAATCCACCCCTCGATTGTGGCTCAACAAAACCAGGCACCACCTCCTTACTACTCGGCGAGCAGCTTGGAAAATAAGGCCCTAGAGCACTCGATGGATTTGGCCATGGATCAGAATACGGCACTGTACGCGACGCAGCAGACTTACGGTTACCATCAGCAGAACGCCATGATTCCGCAGGTGCCTCAGAATGATTGTAAGTAATGTTACCAACGTGTGGTCACAAGCGTGGCCCTTACGCATGAATGTGCCTCAACAACGATTTCTATCCCTCTTCGAAATTAGGGTCAAACATGGGCTACGTGGAGAACTCGTACTCCAATTCGAACAACGGCGGTAGCGTCAACTCGCAGGACTCCATCTGGCAGCTGAAAATGTCGGCCGCCGCCTCGAACTCGGCCAACATGATCCCGCAGCACAACTACATGGAGCAGCAGATGCAGCAAAACTACGGCTACGATCCGATGACGCACGGAGGATATGGTGCTGTTGACGACTACGCCCCCTACCCGCACCTGATGACCACGGCGAGCCAGCACGGTGGTGACGACTACCATCACAACATGCGTAACAGCCAGAATCCGTCGCGCCAGGACTACTGCAGTGACCCGTACGCGTCCGTCCACAAGCCGAAGAAACGCATGGACCAGCATATGGGTAAGTTGTTTAACGGAGTTTCCAATCCAGGCTGGTTCTAACAACGAATATTTCTCCATTACAGACTTTGTTGCCGAATCGCCATACCACGATGTGAGCGGGCTGCCGGATCCCTACATGGAGCAGGAGGAACCAAAGTCCCCGGTGCAGAACCAGCATCTATCGATGAGCTACGATGATGCGCTAGCCATGGAGAGCGGTTACTCCACGCCAAACTCCCGTAATCGTCGTGTCATTCACGAGATTGTGGTGTAGTCGGTTTGACGCCACAACGAACCCCTAACACTGGATGGGGATggacaacaaataaaaacaacacactcaCTCAAACGAATCAAACGAGAGCTACAACGACAATCATTCGAATCATAGGGAATGCTTCCCACAGCTAGGCAGTTAAATACGGAACCGAATCGAAGCAATTTGGGGGACAATCTCAGCACAACCGGTGGAACACAAGCAGACAATAAGGAGTGACACGAAACCCGGAACACTACAACATCATTTTCCAGCTCGCGTCGGAAAGAAGTTCTACTTATTCTAGCtccgtttattttttaaattattggtTTTAATCGAAACTTCGAATCGTCGACGGATCATTCAGTGAAGCGGTGGCCAACGAGAACAAGGAAGGAGTTGATAATGCTGATCTCAAAAAGCAACTCCTCGGAATAATGGTACgtatattattttttcgtaacactgaaaattgtaaaacagccaaaacaaatttagaaaatatttttgttgatttctcTGAGAAATAACTGGTTGTGGCTTAACGATCAACaccttttggaagaaaatgtttaacatACTTTTTCTTGATCTTTTCAGGAC encodes:
- the LOC131281939 gene encoding hemicentin-2-like: MDFQHAKRTMHTCRMLTALLLLMIGLTVANKTMDTREGEEVTLKCRFNEHYSDREYSYYWAQQSPNKYDNVAIKGDTFNPNYKIDYRPNQGIYDLQIFNVSYVRDNGRFECRIKQIGSDNAIYEDYYNLTVLTPPQPPLIFPGSETTATEDKKQELTCSSVGGSPDPTISWYREGSTTPLAANLIYGGSRDMQTTSTLTIIPRREDDGAKFTCVVWNRAMPEGQRLETVTTLSVNYYPRVEIGPENPLSVERDQTAKLECNIDAKPKPEQVKWTRNGRFISSHPTHTIHRVSLQDAGRYTCSADNGLGKVGEEEITLNVLYPPIVQIEAKAKTAEEKETVQIKCNVTANPPPVTIEWLKEGDIDFRRTGDTLVLRDVRAEDAGTYVCRGINMMKPYGGKTLEREGNASVALLVRHRPGQAVITPEKPVVHVGNSANLNCKADPPGYPDPQYRWYREMGGEMSTTVIAQGAQYLIPKAGLSSEGKYFCHASNELGNGGMASATLEIHQPPQFLAKLQSNMIKKAGEVDFFVTCGAKGKPEPSITWLKDDVEITPELRRYEVKTNREKGANGMVTVHSTLMFTGKARPKENELISTDRGQYTCLYENAVNKANSTMHLKIEHAPIVLHQYNKVANDIKETAEVLCKVQSYPKPEFMWQFGTSLLNTGGHYEIVTTSDGNDVYTSILKISNVRHQDYGEYHCRVSNTLNNIQVPIRLQPKGPPEKPTKLKPVELGSNFVTLAWNPGFDGGLANTKYFVSYRKIVIPSESLMTEECAAVAASGAEWMEYDCQREMPCTISPLDHHQSYVFKVKALNTKGVSEYSNEITPTTKVEKIPSPLMANFDPETKILGLNIGATCLSMVAIVESVMYGDTPMAAWHIIEKVDLQVNGHDPTYREHEIKHFVANRRNNGRSLGNSLDEIPLPIEDELNPRVRVKLCLKNNHEYCGDYLEADIGQSLIQEASFVALPTLIAIVVSCIVAALFAVLLVMFCRCKRNQMKESGKSKEYDIDSIHPSIVAQQNQAPPPYYSASSLENKALEHSMDLAMDQNTALYATQQTYGYHQQNAMIPQVPQNDWSNMGYVENSYSNSNNGGSVNSQDSIWQLKMSAAASNSANMIPQHNYMEQQMQQNYGYDPMTHGGYGAVDDYAPYPHLMTTASQHGGDDYHHNMRNSQNPSRQDYCSDPYASVHKPKKRMDQHMDFVAESPYHDVSGLPDPYMEQEEPKSPVQNQHLSMSYDDALAMESGYSTPNSRNRRVIHEIVV